From a region of the Actinopolymorpha singaporensis genome:
- a CDS encoding SDR family NAD(P)-dependent oxidoreductase has product MHIDLSGRVAVVTGAGRGIGRALVRRLAAEGVTTVALDVHPDELDALGAELGSESGVPASQFVCDVTDLARIQEVVEETVRRHGRIDILVNNAGIVAGGPVDVLSEESWRRCQDVNLTGTFLMCKAVVPVMKEQRSGRIINVSSFAAIVPTAGGSAYASAKAAVAHFTRALAGELGPWNITANAYAPGMVPTQMNHFAERSPEEQDRLLDLLTIRRWGTPDDIANLVCFLASDQAGYVTGTLIDVSGGKLATQMPRAAYDRAAHAT; this is encoded by the coding sequence ATGCACATCGATCTGAGTGGACGTGTCGCCGTGGTGACCGGCGCCGGGCGCGGGATCGGCCGCGCGCTGGTGCGCCGGCTGGCCGCCGAAGGGGTCACCACCGTGGCGCTGGACGTCCACCCCGACGAGCTGGACGCCTTGGGCGCCGAGCTCGGCTCCGAGAGCGGCGTACCCGCGAGTCAGTTCGTCTGCGACGTCACCGACCTCGCCCGCATCCAGGAGGTCGTCGAGGAGACCGTACGCCGGCACGGCCGCATCGACATCCTGGTCAACAACGCCGGCATCGTCGCGGGCGGGCCCGTCGACGTGCTGTCGGAGGAGAGCTGGCGCCGCTGCCAGGACGTCAACCTCACCGGAACGTTCCTGATGTGCAAGGCCGTCGTCCCGGTGATGAAGGAGCAGCGTTCCGGCCGCATCATCAACGTCTCGTCGTTCGCCGCGATCGTCCCCACCGCGGGCGGCTCGGCGTACGCCTCGGCGAAGGCGGCGGTCGCGCACTTCACCCGGGCGCTCGCCGGCGAGCTGGGCCCGTGGAACATCACCGCGAACGCCTACGCCCCGGGCATGGTGCCCACGCAGATGAACCACTTCGCCGAACGCTCACCGGAGGAACAGGACAGGCTGTTGGACCTGCTCACGATCCGCCGGTGGGGTACGCCGGACGACATCGCCAACCTGGTCTGCTTCCTCGCCTCCGACCAGGCCGGCTACGTGACCGGAACCCTGATCGACGTCAGCGGCGGCAAGCTCGCCACCCAGATGCCCCGCGCCGCCTACGACCGGGCGGCCCACGCGACCTGA